The Lewinella sp. 4G2 nucleotide sequence CACCCCCAACCCGCCTTGGCCGTCTACTCCATTAGCGACCTGGAAAAGCTCACCGGCATCAAGGCCGCTACGCTACGTGCGTGGGAGCAGCGCTACCAGATCGTTACCCCCCGGCGGACGGAAACCAACATCCGGTACTACCTCGACGAGGATTTGCGCGAGCTACTCAACGTCGCCCTACTGAATAAGAACGGCCTCAAGATCTCCAAGATCGCCAAGATGAGTGCCCACGACCGCGCCGAGAAGGTGGCCTCCCTCAGCTCCATCACCGTCAGCGAGGATACCCAACTCGACGCGATGACGCTGGCGACCGTGGAAATGGATGAGTTCAAGTTCAGCCACATCCTTGATACCAACATCAAGCAGCGGGGGATTGAGGAGACAATGCTGCAGTTCATTTACCCCTTCCTCAGTAAGTTAGGAGTGCTCTACTTTACGGGTTCCGTCACGCCCATTCAGGAAGCCTTCATCGGGGGGATCATCCGCCAGAAGATCATTTCCGCCATCAACGACATTGCGCCCGCGCGCAAACCGAAGGGGCCGACTTTTGCCCTCTACCTACCCGACGGGGAACGGCAGGAACTCAGCCTGATGTTCATCAGCTACCTCCTGCGGAAGCGGCAGTTTCAGACCTTTTACTTGGGAGCGGACGTCAGCGTCAGTGACCTGGCCGACCTCTCCCGCGTGCAGCAACCGGATTACCTGTTCACCATCGTTGGCAACGCCTACATCCACGAGCCCGTGGAGAGCCACGTGGCCGGGGTGCTGGAGGCCTGCCCCAATTCCACCTTGCTCCTGACGGGTTACCAGGCGGCGATGCACGACTTTTCGGAGACGGAGCGCGTCCGTGTCATCTCCGGCCTCGACGCCATGCTGAAGTTCGTAGATGAGCTCGCCGCCGTGGGCCGACGCGCTTAAGGTTCGGCCAACTGCTACGGTAACGATTTGCTAACGGTATGGCCCGGCGCTTCGCCCTATCTTTGCC carries:
- a CDS encoding MerR family transcriptional regulator; this encodes MSLIASPLRFQQHPQPALAVYSISDLEKLTGIKAATLRAWEQRYQIVTPRRTETNIRYYLDEDLRELLNVALLNKNGLKISKIAKMSAHDRAEKVASLSSITVSEDTQLDAMTLATVEMDEFKFSHILDTNIKQRGIEETMLQFIYPFLSKLGVLYFTGSVTPIQEAFIGGIIRQKIISAINDIAPARKPKGPTFALYLPDGERQELSLMFISYLLRKRQFQTFYLGADVSVSDLADLSRVQQPDYLFTIVGNAYIHEPVESHVAGVLEACPNSTLLLTGYQAAMHDFSETERVRVISGLDAMLKFVDELAAVGRRA